In the genome of Desulfuromonas acetexigens, one region contains:
- a CDS encoding DUF362 domain-containing protein, translating to MARMDRREFVRRSLQVAAVSSAVGGVPLLDLLSFPARAAEGGGAKLAVRKGKDIPALVGETLGALGGMATFVKRGETVVVKPNIGWDRTVEQGANTHPLVVRAVIEHCLEAGAKDVRVFDRTCNDPRRCYVQSGIQDVVEGMKSERVKIEHMDRRAYRELDIANGKDLTRWSFYQPALDADCFINLPVAKHHGISTLTLGMKNIMGVIGGNRGRLHQNIAESLADINSVVHSTLTLVDATRILVANGPQGGRLEDVRLLDTLIASADIVAADAYAATLFGHRPEDIPTIVAGARRGLGSLDLSPGRLA from the coding sequence ATGGCGCGAATGGATCGTCGCGAATTCGTCAGGCGCTCGCTGCAAGTAGCCGCGGTTTCCTCCGCCGTCGGCGGCGTGCCGCTGCTCGATCTGCTGAGTTTTCCGGCTCGAGCCGCCGAGGGCGGCGGGGCGAAACTGGCGGTGCGTAAAGGCAAGGACATCCCCGCGCTGGTGGGAGAAACCCTCGGCGCGCTCGGCGGCATGGCGACCTTCGTCAAGCGCGGCGAGACGGTGGTGGTCAAACCCAATATCGGCTGGGATCGCACGGTGGAGCAGGGGGCCAATACCCACCCGCTGGTGGTCCGGGCGGTCATCGAGCATTGCCTGGAGGCGGGGGCCAAGGACGTGCGGGTCTTCGACCGCACCTGCAACGATCCCCGCCGCTGCTATGTGCAGAGCGGTATTCAGGACGTGGTGGAGGGGATGAAATCGGAGCGGGTCAAGATCGAGCACATGGATCGGCGCGCCTACCGGGAGCTGGATATCGCCAACGGCAAGGATCTGACCCGCTGGTCCTTCTACCAGCCGGCTCTCGACGCCGATTGTTTCATCAATCTGCCGGTGGCCAAACATCACGGCATCTCTACCCTGACCCTCGGCATGAAGAACATCATGGGGGTGATCGGCGGCAATCGCGGGCGGTTGCACCAGAATATCGCCGAGTCGCTGGCTGACATCAATTCGGTGGTCCACTCGACCCTGACCCTGGTCGACGCCACCCGCATCCTCGTCGCCAACGGTCCGCAGGGGGGGCGGCTGGAGGATGTGCGGCTGCTCGATACCCTGATCGCCTCGGCGGACATCGTTGCCGCCGACGCCTACGCCGCGACCCTCTTCGGCCACCGGCCGGAGGATATCCCGACCATCGTCGCCGGCGCCCGGCGCGGTCTGGGGAGTCTCGATCTGAGTCCGGGGCGGCTGGCCTGA
- a CDS encoding glycine betaine ABC transporter substrate-binding protein → MAGLFGVLLVLLAGLAQPVAACVGKTLVIGAKGTPQQELLAEMLAILIAERTGTSVKVVKFDDTAATHGALLKAELDLYVEYTGVGQLDVLKGEALSDTAALYQAVKERYNQELNLVWLDPLGFEEPRVVPAGVPAQAAPVVRKDTLKKFPALARLINKLGGAISPEAMQGLEARLAQEGAREVARSFLKAGRFI, encoded by the coding sequence ATGGCAGGGTTGTTCGGGGTTCTTCTGGTCTTGTTGGCGGGGTTGGCCCAGCCGGTCGCGGCCTGTGTCGGCAAAACCCTGGTGATCGGCGCCAAGGGGACGCCGCAGCAGGAGCTGCTGGCGGAAATGCTGGCGATCCTCATCGCCGAGCGCACCGGAACCTCGGTCAAAGTGGTGAAATTCGACGATACCGCCGCGACCCACGGGGCGCTGCTGAAGGCGGAACTCGATCTCTATGTGGAATATACCGGCGTCGGCCAGCTCGACGTGCTCAAAGGAGAGGCGCTGTCCGATACCGCGGCCCTCTATCAGGCGGTCAAGGAGCGCTACAATCAGGAGCTCAATCTGGTCTGGCTCGATCCCCTCGGTTTCGAAGAGCCCCGGGTTGTTCCCGCCGGGGTTCCGGCCCAGGCGGCGCCGGTGGTGCGCAAGGACACCCTGAAGAAATTTCCCGCTTTGGCCCGACTGATCAACAAGCTGGGGGGAGCGATCTCCCCGGAAGCCATGCAGGGTCTGGAAGCGCGTCTTGCCCAGGAAGGGGCGCGGGAGGTGGCGCGTTCCTTTCTCAAGGCGGGGCGTTTCATCTGA
- a CDS encoding DUF3467 domain-containing protein: MSQEEKEQQPKLEIQLDDEIAQGVYANLALVHHNETEFTLDFIYVQPQGRRAKVRSRVILAPAQAEGLLRALQQNLAVAGGKAEASKTSVAPDDHYH, translated from the coding sequence ATGTCCCAGGAAGAGAAGGAGCAACAGCCGAAGCTGGAAATTCAATTGGACGATGAGATCGCCCAGGGGGTCTACGCCAATCTGGCGCTGGTTCATCATAACGAAACCGAGTTCACTCTCGATTTTATCTATGTACAGCCGCAAGGTCGGCGGGCCAAGGTGCGCAGCCGGGTGATTCTCGCGCCCGCCCAGGCCGAAGGTCTGCTGCGCGCCTTGCAACAGAATCTGGCCGTCGCCGGAGGCAAGGCCGAGGCGTCCAAGACCTCCGTCGCGCCGGACGATCACTATCATTGA
- a CDS encoding 4Fe-4S binding protein, whose amino-acid sequence MLRNLLQWRGLGALLLSPWPLRLCRLGLFALLLGMLAWGWHQHAIPGVAVPDPLMYGNLTTQLFWVWWMFAVVLLALFFGRAWCAVCPVGWLNEVMARFGLARPLPGWLDNFVPVTLTLVLLQLAVYLFAIHRYPDYTARLIGLMLLLALLLGLVFRKRAFCSLFCPAGAVLGLYARIAPWQLRVADEAVCAGCAGRECVSGGRHWTRLSLGSAVLYWHGRRRECPVDLLPPEVRDSSACQLCLQCARNCPHQNLCLGGRGWLADLVPGSLSVSENFFLLVLLGLLTANFTKFYVELRETIFWLPEQAAALLGWETAGYYLLATLWVTLALPVLLLLPGWLLLKLGRLRFDPQAEPPAAAGLPVAKEEPGFRAGLGALALPCLPLLLAAHLVMGLVKVNAKAGFLPYALQDPSGVKSYLAMNVMQLAPPPGILIPLDLLKWLVLAILLAGFAGALLAVRRMADRLGILSSSRFGQGAAGLVVLCCGALYIGTVVQWLFLR is encoded by the coding sequence GTGCTGAGGAATCTACTCCAATGGCGCGGACTCGGGGCGCTCCTCCTTTCCCCCTGGCCGCTGCGCCTCTGTCGCCTGGGCCTCTTCGCCCTGTTGCTGGGAATGCTCGCCTGGGGCTGGCACCAGCACGCTATCCCCGGGGTGGCGGTGCCGGATCCGCTCATGTACGGCAATCTCACCACTCAGCTTTTCTGGGTTTGGTGGATGTTCGCCGTCGTTCTTCTCGCCCTTTTCTTCGGTCGCGCCTGGTGCGCCGTCTGCCCGGTCGGCTGGCTCAACGAGGTGATGGCCCGCTTTGGCCTGGCCCGACCGCTGCCGGGCTGGCTCGACAACTTCGTACCGGTGACCCTGACCCTGGTGCTGTTACAGCTGGCAGTCTATCTCTTCGCCATCCATCGTTACCCCGATTACACCGCCCGGCTCATCGGCCTGATGTTGCTTCTGGCGCTGCTGCTCGGACTGGTCTTTCGCAAACGGGCTTTCTGTTCCCTCTTCTGCCCGGCCGGGGCCGTCCTCGGCCTCTATGCGCGGATCGCGCCTTGGCAGCTGCGGGTGGCGGATGAAGCTGTCTGCGCCGGCTGTGCCGGTCGTGAATGCGTCTCCGGCGGGCGGCACTGGACGCGGTTGAGCTTGGGCAGTGCCGTCCTCTACTGGCATGGACGGCGGCGGGAATGCCCCGTCGATCTCTTGCCCCCGGAAGTGCGCGACAGTTCCGCCTGCCAGCTCTGCCTGCAATGCGCCCGCAACTGCCCTCACCAAAATCTGTGTCTCGGCGGGCGCGGCTGGCTGGCCGATCTCGTCCCCGGAAGCCTGTCGGTTTCGGAGAATTTTTTTCTGCTCGTGCTGTTGGGGTTGCTGACCGCGAACTTCACCAAATTTTACGTCGAGTTGCGGGAAACGATCTTCTGGTTGCCGGAACAGGCGGCGGCCCTGCTCGGTTGGGAAACCGCCGGCTACTATCTGCTGGCGACCCTCTGGGTGACGCTGGCGCTGCCGGTTCTGCTCTTGTTGCCGGGTTGGCTGCTGCTCAAGCTCGGGCGATTGCGCTTCGACCCGCAAGCCGAGCCCCCGGCCGCCGCAGGCCTTCCCGTGGCCAAGGAGGAGCCCGGCTTCCGGGCCGGTCTCGGCGCCTTGGCGCTCCCCTGTCTCCCTCTGCTGCTGGCTGCCCATCTCGTCATGGGGCTGGTCAAGGTCAATGCCAAGGCAGGCTTTCTGCCCTATGCCCTGCAGGATCCGAGCGGGGTCAAGAGCTATCTGGCGATGAATGTCATGCAGTTGGCGCCGCCCCCTGGGATATTGATTCCCTTGGACCTCCTCAAGTGGCTGGTTTTGGCGATCCTCCTTGCCGGATTCGCCGGCGCCCTGCTTGCGGTGCGGCGCATGGCGGACCGCTTGGGAATTCTCTCTTCTTCCCGGTTTGGTCAGGGCGCGGCCGGGCTGGTTGTTCTTTGCTGCGGCGCCCTGTATATTGGCACGGTCGTCCAGTGGCTCTTTCTCCGTTGA
- a CDS encoding HEAT repeat domain-containing protein: MVRFAAFLCLLFLLLSGCERSRTLDLEELKGRARGGEAAAFRELVELLGVSERQVNDRVYPLLLELGEAAVPYLLEAVADPDRIRREHVIAALGTLKVRAAVEPIGAVLARHDWPRRYVAAWALGEIGAAEGIPFLLLALDDGDAEVRRYAVRSLIKFNQAAVDPLLTFLPVASAQALPGAIRALGDIGDARALSALLAVASGPARQEALAALGKLKDPRAEALLVEALGDDDWRSRMNAAMALGTLGGPVAATALERALEDEVPVVREWSARSLEMITGRHVKYRDETGEYVLPYSIYH; this comes from the coding sequence ATGGTGAGGTTCGCGGCGTTTCTGTGCCTGCTGTTTCTGCTGCTGTCGGGCTGCGAACGCAGCCGGACGCTCGATCTGGAAGAGCTCAAGGGGCGCGCCCGGGGCGGGGAGGCGGCGGCCTTTCGCGAGCTGGTGGAGCTGCTCGGGGTGAGCGAACGGCAGGTCAACGACCGGGTCTATCCGCTGCTGCTGGAACTGGGGGAGGCGGCGGTTCCCTATCTGCTGGAGGCGGTCGCCGATCCCGACCGCATCCGTCGCGAGCATGTCATCGCCGCCCTCGGCACCCTCAAGGTCCGCGCGGCGGTGGAACCGATCGGCGCGGTGCTGGCTCGCCACGACTGGCCGCGCCGCTACGTCGCCGCCTGGGCGCTGGGGGAGATCGGTGCGGCCGAGGGGATCCCCTTTCTGCTGCTGGCCCTCGATGACGGCGATGCCGAGGTGCGCCGCTATGCCGTGCGCTCCCTGATCAAATTCAATCAGGCGGCGGTCGATCCCCTGCTGACTTTTCTCCCCGTCGCTTCCGCACAGGCGCTGCCTGGGGCGATTCGCGCCCTTGGCGACATCGGCGATGCCAGGGCGCTCTCGGCGCTCCTTGCGGTGGCTTCCGGCCCGGCCCGCCAGGAGGCTCTGGCGGCCCTGGGCAAACTCAAGGATCCCCGAGCCGAGGCGCTCCTCGTCGAAGCCCTCGGTGATGACGACTGGCGCTCGCGCATGAACGCCGCCATGGCCCTAGGCACCCTGGGCGGGCCGGTTGCGGCGACGGCCCTGGAGCGAGCCCTGGAGGATGAGGTGCCGGTAGTGCGGGAATGGTCGGCCCGCTCCCTGGAGATGATCACCGGGCGGCATGTCAAATATCGTGACGAAACGGGGGAATATGTTTTGCCCTACAGCATCTATCACTGA